CCATATCCACCGCCGCCATATCCACCTCCACCGCCATATCCACCTCCACCGTATCCACcgccttttccttttccttttcccttgCCACCTCCACCGTATCCACCTTTGCCTTTGCCTTTTCCTTTGGCTTTGCCACCGCCATATCCACCGCCTCCGTATCCACCTCCGCCACCTTTGCCTTTGCCTTTGCCTTTGCTCCCTTTGCCACCGCCACCGTATCCACCGCCACCGTATCCACCGCCATCGTATCCTCCTCCACCATAACCGTTGTTGCCATATCCTGAAAAGTCGTGCAAAAATCTATTCAAATTATCAGCACTAGGAAAACGTCATTGGTTGTTACCCTTGGATTTTGCGCGATAGTAAACTTTGTACTTTCTCTCATCCATGTCCATATCAGCTGGAAACAATTCAGTCAAGTGGCTCGTCTCCTCTTCAATGGCCCCCATTTCTCCAGTCAATTGGCTGGGGTTGGTGGCCTCAATGGCATAAGCCACTGCCATTGAAACACCGAGGATCAACACAATCTGTTAAGGCACAACATAAGGACATTAGAACACGCGGCAATACATTCGAGCAATTTCACTCTAAAATGGGGAATGCAATTACTTTAAACGATCCCATCGCTATAGATTAGCTAGCAATATCGCCTGAACAGCGGATTCACTTTGAAGAGGGGCAGTTGAATTGCTGTTTGCCACCCGACCCCAAATGGCCCCGATTGTGATGTGACGAATGAAATCAGGGTTGTCTcctatttatatattttttcagcCATCTACTATGTGGAGCCCTTTCCATCGTCCATACGATGGCCAATTCCATTTATGCAAATGTTCCATTTCGAAGCTACGGGAATTTCGGTTGCCAAGGTATTCTTTTCAAGGTGTCATCAAGGTCCAGTGAAAGGAATGTGTCACCTTAAATGTAGGGCAACTATTTCTTCCATCTGATATCGCATCGTTTCTTCGAATGATTTTTTACAGGGACAGTTAGGTGTCACCTAACTACTTTTAATTAATAGAGcacgttttttgttgttgtcgataACGAGACACACTAAAACTGCAGATTGGCCATGGCCGCCTCAATTGGCCGAGTCGTTCCACAACTTTTAGTGGCGGACGACGTGCGATTTATTTGTACACGCCCGTTAAATGCGTGTGTTGTTTTCAATGATGGAATCAGGACACGTCAAAGACCTCCACGCAGTTGTTGTTCGGAATTCGAAAGTCCACCAGTTGTTTTTGCCGGTCGAATGCTGGCCAAACGAGAGTTCACAACTTGCTGGAGACAGAGTCAAGGATTAGAATGCTTGTCCACCTTGCACGATATCGCAACCCTTGCACGATAACGCGGTCCGACATGGACAATCGATCGACATCTCGATGGCAATACAGCCTATATTTCTTTTCGTGTCGTATTTGCCCTTGAATGATGGTCTGCTGCTTGATTTGCAAACCAATTCGCATACAGTCACAGATGAATGACATGGACATTAAAATCTCGATCATGTATTGAAATCGTTGCATCGCGCACAACGTCACAATCGTCGGCTGACACCAAATACACGAATTCATTTGGAATGGGGGAAAATTGCAGAcagtgttttgtttgttttatctaTAAGTGACGTGCGCCCAAATCGGAAAAGAtgaacagaaaaaagattaGAAATGGATTGctgtggttgttgtttttctttttcttttcaggaGGTGCCAACGAAAAAGCCaacatgaaaagaagaaaatagtaCACAAAGATTAGCGGCACACGGGTGACGTTTTGCCCCCTCATATCTGTTTGATTATAAATTGGTTACAAGACACAAATATATAGTAGTACAATAATGCAAATAAGTCTGAAAAGTTAGTGACATAATTAGTAGTGCCAGCCTACCAATCACCTGTAAAATAGAGCCTGCGTGCGCGATCAACGACGACCACAATCACAAAATATGCATATTTCTAAGCCTGGGAAAGGTGGGAATAAACAGCGAAGATGTACAGAGCTCAAcgaaaaaacaattcaatatTGATGCACCTTAAAATGTAGACGGACTCTCTATAAGTAcatatgtttttgtttgtcttaTTGCACCGTCTGACGGCTACCTCTTCGTTTTTCATATTCATCGCTACATGGAAAGGCCAATATTCGTGGCCGCGCACCATTTTACGTCTACGTACAATAGAATGACAATATAGGATtgaatattctttttttttcttctttgttttgtttctttttctacataGAAAATGTCGGTTTGTGGGACGTTTTCTCGGTCCGATCGTCGGAGCGAGCCGTCCACTTGAACAATAAAGCAAACACGATAAGACAACAGGTTGCACCATGTGCAACGATGACAACCAAAAGATACGGAAAATAGACACAAATGAAAAAGgcttgaaaaaaataacaggAGCTGACGATGTGGTGTTGAGACTAGAGACGGCGGCGCGATTTTTCCGCACGCATCTCGCTCCCTCTCTGCGACGGACTGAATGAGCACGCGCTTCGTTTCAGTTGTCAGTTAGTCGCTTGTCGCTTAGTCGAGTGCCGTTCACCCCAGCCCTCACGTTAGTTGCATTGATTTAAGAAAAGGCAATGTGCGATATCCAATCGGTCGTGTGAGACACTCGATGGTAAATGC
This genomic interval from Daphnia magna isolate NIES linkage group LG8, ASM2063170v1.1, whole genome shotgun sequence contains the following:
- the LOC123475325 gene encoding ctenidin-1-like, with protein sequence MGSFKIVLILGVSMAVAYAIEATNPSQLTGEMGAIEEETSHLTELFPADMDMDERKYKVYYRAKSKGYGNNGYGGGGYDGGGYGGGGYGGGGKGSKGKGKGKGGGGGYGGGGYGGGKAKGKGKGKGGYGGGGKGKGKGKGGGYGGGGYGGGGGYGGGGYGGGGYGGGGGGGGYGGGGGGEYGGGGGGG